A single Mycobacteriales bacterium DNA region contains:
- a CDS encoding type II toxin-antitoxin system VapC family toxin, whose amino-acid sequence MTVFADSSALVKLYADETGADLVRAHPLFVVSAVARVEVPAAIWRKHRVGELSADDAGVLARAFAADWHDERGPFVPVALGPALLGGAAELVATHGLRAYDGVQLACATAARAADPDVDTLLCFDAELSEAAAREGFSLAV is encoded by the coding sequence GTGACCGTCTTCGCGGACTCCTCAGCGCTCGTCAAGCTCTACGCCGACGAGACCGGCGCTGACCTCGTCCGCGCTCACCCGCTGTTCGTGGTCTCGGCCGTGGCTCGGGTGGAGGTGCCAGCGGCCATCTGGCGCAAGCACCGCGTCGGCGAGCTGTCCGCCGACGACGCAGGAGTCCTGGCGCGGGCCTTCGCCGCCGACTGGCACGACGAGCGAGGGCCCTTCGTGCCCGTCGCCCTCGGACCTGCCCTGCTGGGTGGGGCTGCGGAGCTGGTGGCCACGCACGGGCTTCGGGCGTACGACGGAGTGCAGTTGGCCTGCGCGACAGCTGCCCGCGCCGCGGACCCCGACGTGGACACGTTGCTCTGCTTCGACGCGGAGCTCAGCGAGGCGGCGGCTCGGGAGGGCTTCAGCCTCGCTGTCTGA
- a CDS encoding NERD domain-containing protein — MARFFPPDFPERDLRWGERAVWDALATQLPADCAVFYSLRLPDGRSEREIDFLVAWPGEGLVVIEVKGGHVERDEGGTFWSRRGAEEHKLKLNPMEQASEVRHLLTEWLQEHGCLAARARTQHLVVLPHVDVGDYDAHDFRRTQVVDRGDMAQLAARVLTAATDGDGHAPLSREAYDQLTDVLMPRLMTDPEQSDVAVAEQVSDALSAELAERVAEWQMFPQLMVIGGAGTGKTWLAMAQARRLAAQGKRVALVCYSRGLAAFLQKEAATWSKPPAYVGLFHRLGTTWGGPPPDEFGADRYWEQELPRSVLDLAAAAPIEQRFDAVVVDEGQDFGEQWWETVRASLRGPDHEGLYVFLDSGQRVFPRQGEVPIDLPPIILSRNLRNTQRIAGFFSSLVTVRSTAKGLKGPRVRLVACDTADALTRADDAVDLLEETWEPGQLALLTTHHRHSVHDETIKGPGGWDAYWEDYFSGESVCYGTVSGFKGLERSCVVLAVNGFSDEAKAKEMLYVGLSRARSQLVVVGDPELIASVGDGGIRKRLDEAELWDPRP; from the coding sequence ATGGCGCGGTTCTTCCCACCTGACTTCCCCGAGCGCGACCTGCGATGGGGCGAGCGCGCCGTCTGGGACGCGCTCGCGACGCAGCTGCCGGCCGACTGCGCAGTCTTCTACTCGCTGCGCCTGCCCGACGGCCGCAGCGAGCGCGAGATCGACTTCCTCGTCGCCTGGCCGGGCGAGGGCCTCGTCGTGATCGAGGTCAAGGGCGGGCACGTCGAGCGCGACGAGGGCGGCACGTTCTGGAGCAGGCGCGGGGCTGAGGAGCACAAGCTCAAGCTCAACCCGATGGAGCAGGCCTCCGAGGTCCGCCACCTGCTGACCGAGTGGCTCCAGGAGCATGGCTGCCTCGCCGCCCGCGCCCGGACGCAGCACCTGGTCGTGCTGCCCCATGTCGACGTCGGGGACTACGACGCGCACGACTTCCGGCGCACTCAGGTCGTCGACCGGGGCGACATGGCACAGCTGGCAGCGCGGGTGCTCACCGCAGCGACCGACGGCGACGGCCATGCGCCGCTGTCGCGCGAGGCCTATGACCAGCTGACCGACGTGCTGATGCCGAGACTGATGACCGACCCTGAGCAGTCCGATGTCGCCGTGGCCGAGCAGGTGTCGGATGCGTTGTCGGCCGAGCTCGCCGAGCGGGTCGCCGAGTGGCAGATGTTCCCCCAGCTCATGGTCATCGGCGGGGCCGGCACCGGCAAGACCTGGCTCGCGATGGCCCAGGCCCGCCGTCTCGCCGCGCAGGGCAAGCGGGTCGCGCTGGTCTGCTATTCACGCGGGCTCGCGGCCTTCCTGCAGAAGGAGGCGGCGACCTGGTCGAAGCCGCCTGCCTACGTCGGTCTGTTCCACCGGCTCGGGACCACGTGGGGCGGACCTCCGCCGGACGAGTTCGGCGCCGACCGCTACTGGGAGCAGGAGCTCCCCCGCTCCGTCCTCGACCTCGCCGCCGCCGCTCCGATCGAGCAGCGATTCGACGCCGTCGTCGTCGACGAGGGCCAGGACTTCGGCGAGCAGTGGTGGGAGACCGTGCGCGCGTCGCTGCGCGGCCCGGACCACGAAGGGCTCTACGTCTTCCTCGACAGCGGCCAGCGGGTCTTCCCGCGCCAGGGCGAGGTCCCGATCGACCTGCCCCCGATCATCCTCAGCCGCAACCTGCGCAACACCCAGCGGATCGCCGGCTTCTTCAGCAGCCTCGTGACGGTCCGCTCCACCGCGAAGGGCCTCAAGGGCCCGCGGGTGCGCCTCGTCGCCTGCGACACCGCCGACGCGCTCACCCGTGCCGACGACGCCGTCGACCTGCTCGAGGAGACCTGGGAGCCCGGGCAGCTCGCCCTGCTCACCACACACCACCGGCACTCGGTCCACGACGAGACGATCAAGGGCCCGGGCGGCTGGGACGCCTACTGGGAGGACTACTTCAGCGGCGAGTCCGTTTGCTACGGCACGGTCAGCGGGTTCAAGGGACTCGAGCGTAGCTGCGTGGTGCTGGCCGTCAACGGCTTCAGCGACGAGGCAAAGGCCAAGGAGATGCTGTACGTCGGGCTGTCACGCGCCCGGTCCCAGCTGGTCGTCGTCGGCGACCCCGAACTCATCGCCTCCGTCGGCGACGGCGGCATCCGCAAGCGCCTCGACGAGGCAGAGCTCTGGGACCCGCGCCCCTGA
- a CDS encoding nuclease-related domain-containing protein encodes MSDNQEIVVRPWKRYGKDRSYVGTASGATLGYRDNVTGLVHVDDEAMRPAVLAALGEASIPQQPVTGPVAEYVVTVERWAEDLAVNAPGQGAKEKAQDLRAQAPVKSFLARMLGVHTDERAWRVGAAGERIVGSELAKLERRGWQVLHDVPVGERGANIDHVLVGPGGVWTVNTKYHWGGRVWASGNTVKVNNFYQPYVPKAVHEAQRASRLLTTAVGRPVVVRGIVAIVCDHREVVRQPNGGEVLVLGPREAREFLAGLPAVLAVHEVDGIAAHARRSTTWTP; translated from the coding sequence ATGAGTGACAACCAAGAGATCGTCGTACGGCCGTGGAAGCGATACGGCAAGGACCGCAGCTACGTCGGGACTGCGTCAGGGGCGACGCTGGGCTACCGCGACAACGTGACTGGACTCGTCCATGTCGACGACGAGGCGATGCGCCCTGCGGTCCTCGCGGCCCTAGGCGAGGCATCGATCCCGCAGCAGCCGGTGACAGGCCCGGTGGCGGAGTACGTCGTCACCGTGGAGCGCTGGGCCGAGGACCTCGCGGTCAACGCCCCTGGTCAGGGCGCCAAAGAGAAGGCGCAGGACCTGCGCGCACAGGCGCCGGTGAAGAGCTTCCTGGCGCGGATGCTGGGAGTGCACACGGACGAGAGGGCCTGGCGCGTCGGTGCAGCGGGCGAGCGCATCGTCGGGTCCGAGTTGGCAAAGCTCGAGCGCCGGGGCTGGCAGGTGCTCCACGACGTCCCCGTGGGCGAACGCGGGGCCAACATCGACCACGTGTTGGTCGGACCGGGCGGCGTGTGGACCGTGAACACGAAGTACCACTGGGGCGGGCGCGTCTGGGCGTCCGGCAACACGGTCAAGGTCAACAACTTCTACCAGCCCTACGTCCCGAAGGCGGTCCACGAGGCGCAGCGAGCGAGCCGGTTGCTTACGACTGCGGTGGGTCGCCCGGTCGTCGTGCGGGGCATCGTCGCGATCGTCTGCGACCACCGGGAGGTCGTGCGCCAGCCCAACGGCGGAGAGGTGCTCGTCCTCGGTCCGCGGGAGGCGAGGGAGTTTCTCGCCGGTCTGCCGGCCGTGCTCGCCGTCCACGAGGTCGACGGCATCGCCGCACACGCGCGTCGCAGCACGACGTGGACCCCCTGA
- a CDS encoding YlcI/YnfO family protein: MTPDEEHAFYADPANQTPQGPATRRLSDAVPVRLDPEVLAAVRERAQRDDRSISSWIRLAVEHELSRPA; the protein is encoded by the coding sequence ATGACGCCCGACGAGGAACACGCTTTCTACGCCGACCCTGCGAACCAGACACCGCAGGGACCAGCAACGCGACGGCTCAGCGATGCCGTTCCGGTCCGGCTGGATCCCGAGGTGCTGGCAGCCGTTCGCGAGCGGGCCCAGCGCGACGACCGGTCGATCTCCAGCTGGATCCGGCTCGCGGTCGAGCACGAGCTGTCCCGCCCTGCCTGA
- a CDS encoding TM0106 family RecB-like putative nuclease: protein MTDRIITPSKITAWLDCAHYLAMKHQVEDGLRERPHGGMGAFARLLADKGLQHERDCLDKLRLDKVVHEVPERLRGESFAAWTERIGDPLALDVDVLYQVPLLHDGIRGIADFLVRVVGLDGSTTWEPVDAKLARKEAKPGHVLQLCFYADAIEARTGRRPEQMHLWLGSGDYESLDLADFAPYWRRLRGQLRALVDAPQSDAVTRPEPCDHCAFCEFADVCDAQWRDEDALLYVAGLRAADRQVLEAGGVATLTALADRVDPVVDLSEERLARVRTQADLQRAARDGDGAAPPYVLIPAGEDAVWGRGLEQLPEPDDGDVFLDFEGHPFWTAKQGLFFLLGLIELDATGSWVYRCWWAHSPEAEAQAAGLLIDYLAERRHQHPGMHVYHYNHTERSSLERLATDYGVGEVVLEQLVTTGAFVDLLLVARNALQVGTESYGLKALETLTDYERGHDIDQGAGAVVEYENWMKDGDAAALSRIASYNEDDVRATRALRDWLVGVRAEGLAWRHAVLDPDDELPELDEQVAALHAFGPETPEHLLGDVLGYWRREWKAHLAPLLARCGASTTDLFEDPEALAGLHSGVVVERLGARGQAVTPVLRCALPPQSVDGIEVGDAVLFPTPEGPVGYSSVVRLDPESGEADLMWSATCADLGWQPSAVVLNDWVSPKPKPAALSELAASVLAGSTSGPEFALLRRDLPRFVAGRGPVGGVFGDDVHEMTAWVAHLDSSYVAIQGPPGTGKTYRGAHLVRTLVAAGKRVGITGPSHSAINNLLEAVLDLYDENGDLEGLSWIKRGGAGVRGVPTAANPKAGAKSSYAVVAGTPWHFAGADMAAAPVDVLLVDEAGQVGLADALAACRSARNVILLGDPQQLPQVSLASHPGGGGLSVLEHVLGGERTVSADRGVFITETRRMHPDVCGFISDEIYDGRLSSHESCAGQTTVFGTGLRWLRATHTGRVTESEEEAELVVAEIGRLLGTPWTDQHGVVRPLGAGDVLVVAPYNDQVNLLRSRLAADPAMAEVAVGTVDKFQGRQAAVVLFSMTTSTAADMHRSADFLFSRNRFNVAVSRARCLAYLVCTEELLNSRGRDLEEMRLISTLCAFAERAT from the coding sequence ATGACCGACCGGATCATCACGCCGTCCAAGATCACGGCGTGGCTCGACTGCGCGCACTACCTGGCGATGAAGCACCAGGTGGAGGACGGGCTGCGCGAGCGACCGCATGGCGGGATGGGGGCCTTCGCGCGGCTGCTGGCTGACAAGGGGCTGCAGCACGAGCGCGACTGCCTGGACAAGCTGCGGTTGGACAAGGTCGTCCACGAGGTGCCTGAGCGGCTGCGGGGCGAGTCGTTCGCTGCGTGGACGGAGCGGATCGGGGACCCGCTGGCCCTCGATGTCGACGTGCTCTACCAGGTGCCGCTGCTGCACGACGGCATCCGGGGGATCGCGGACTTCCTCGTCCGGGTAGTGGGGCTGGACGGGTCGACCACCTGGGAGCCGGTCGATGCCAAGCTGGCCCGCAAGGAGGCGAAGCCGGGGCACGTCCTGCAGTTGTGCTTCTACGCCGACGCGATCGAAGCGCGCACCGGGCGGCGTCCGGAGCAGATGCACCTGTGGCTCGGGTCGGGGGACTATGAATCGCTCGACCTCGCGGACTTCGCGCCGTACTGGCGGCGGCTCCGGGGGCAGCTCCGCGCGCTCGTCGACGCCCCGCAGAGCGACGCGGTCACGCGGCCGGAGCCTTGCGACCACTGCGCCTTCTGCGAGTTCGCCGACGTCTGCGACGCGCAGTGGCGCGATGAGGACGCACTGCTCTACGTCGCGGGGCTGCGCGCCGCGGACCGGCAGGTGCTCGAGGCCGGGGGCGTCGCGACGCTGACAGCACTCGCCGACCGGGTCGACCCGGTTGTCGACCTGTCGGAGGAGCGGTTGGCTCGGGTGCGGACCCAGGCGGACCTGCAGCGCGCGGCGCGCGACGGTGACGGTGCGGCTCCGCCGTACGTCCTCATCCCTGCTGGGGAGGACGCGGTCTGGGGGAGGGGTCTCGAGCAGCTCCCGGAGCCGGATGACGGCGACGTGTTCCTCGACTTCGAAGGGCACCCGTTCTGGACGGCGAAGCAGGGGCTGTTCTTCCTGCTCGGGCTGATCGAGCTCGATGCGACGGGCTCGTGGGTATACCGCTGCTGGTGGGCGCACTCGCCGGAGGCGGAAGCACAAGCGGCGGGCTTGCTGATCGACTACCTCGCCGAACGACGCCACCAGCATCCGGGAATGCACGTCTACCACTACAACCACACCGAGCGGTCGTCGCTGGAGCGGCTGGCTACCGACTACGGGGTCGGTGAGGTGGTGCTCGAGCAGCTGGTGACCACCGGGGCGTTCGTCGACCTGCTGTTGGTCGCGCGCAACGCTCTGCAGGTCGGGACCGAGTCCTACGGGCTGAAGGCGCTCGAGACGCTGACGGATTACGAGCGCGGCCACGACATCGACCAGGGCGCGGGTGCGGTCGTGGAGTACGAGAACTGGATGAAGGACGGCGACGCCGCCGCGCTGTCGCGGATCGCTTCCTACAACGAGGACGACGTCCGGGCCACGCGCGCGCTGCGTGACTGGCTGGTCGGCGTGCGGGCTGAGGGTCTCGCCTGGCGGCACGCCGTCCTGGACCCGGACGACGAGCTTCCCGAGCTCGACGAGCAGGTCGCCGCGTTGCACGCGTTTGGTCCCGAGACCCCCGAACACCTGTTGGGCGACGTGCTCGGCTACTGGCGGCGGGAGTGGAAGGCGCACCTGGCACCGCTGCTCGCGCGCTGCGGCGCGTCGACGACCGACCTGTTCGAGGACCCGGAGGCACTGGCGGGGCTGCACTCCGGGGTCGTCGTCGAGCGGCTCGGTGCTCGCGGTCAGGCCGTCACGCCCGTGCTGCGCTGCGCGTTGCCTCCGCAATCGGTCGACGGCATCGAGGTGGGGGACGCGGTGCTCTTTCCCACGCCCGAGGGGCCGGTCGGCTACTCGTCCGTCGTCCGGCTGGACCCCGAGTCCGGCGAGGCCGACCTGATGTGGAGCGCGACGTGCGCCGATCTGGGGTGGCAGCCATCGGCGGTCGTCCTCAACGACTGGGTGTCGCCGAAGCCGAAGCCCGCTGCTCTGTCAGAGCTGGCCGCGTCGGTGCTGGCGGGCTCGACGTCGGGGCCGGAGTTCGCGCTTCTTCGGCGCGACCTGCCGCGCTTCGTGGCGGGTCGGGGACCAGTGGGCGGCGTCTTCGGTGACGACGTCCACGAGATGACGGCATGGGTGGCACACCTCGACTCTTCCTACGTCGCGATCCAGGGACCTCCCGGGACGGGCAAGACCTACCGCGGGGCTCATCTCGTCCGCACACTGGTCGCGGCTGGCAAGCGGGTCGGGATCACGGGCCCCAGTCACTCGGCGATCAACAACCTGCTCGAGGCGGTGCTCGACCTCTACGACGAGAACGGCGATCTCGAAGGCCTGTCCTGGATCAAGCGCGGCGGCGCGGGAGTCCGTGGGGTGCCCACGGCCGCGAACCCGAAGGCGGGCGCGAAGTCGTCGTACGCCGTCGTGGCTGGAACGCCCTGGCACTTCGCAGGTGCGGACATGGCTGCGGCGCCCGTGGACGTGCTGCTCGTCGACGAGGCTGGCCAGGTGGGGCTCGCGGACGCGTTGGCGGCCTGCCGGTCGGCCCGCAACGTCATCCTGCTCGGCGACCCGCAGCAGCTGCCTCAGGTCTCACTGGCCTCGCACCCGGGCGGTGGCGGGCTCAGCGTCCTCGAGCACGTCCTGGGCGGCGAGCGCACCGTCTCGGCGGACCGTGGTGTCTTCATCACGGAGACGCGACGGATGCACCCGGACGTGTGCGGCTTCATCTCCGACGAGATCTACGACGGGCGGCTCAGCAGTCACGAGTCCTGCGCTGGGCAGACAACGGTCTTCGGGACAGGGCTTCGCTGGCTGCGAGCCACGCACACGGGCAGGGTCACCGAGTCGGAGGAGGAGGCGGAGCTCGTCGTCGCCGAGATCGGTCGGCTGCTCGGGACGCCGTGGACCGATCAGCACGGAGTGGTGCGCCCTCTCGGTGCCGGTGACGTCCTGGTGGTGGCGCCGTACAACGACCAGGTGAACCTCCTGCGATCGCGCTTGGCGGCCGACCCGGCCATGGCCGAGGTGGCGGTCGGGACCGTGGACAAGTTCCAGGGACGGCAAGCCGCAGTGGTGCTGTTCTCGATGACGACGTCGACGGCGGCGGACATGCACCGCAGTGCGGACTTCCTCTTCTCGCGCAACCGCTTCAACGTGGCAGTCAGTCGAGCGCGGTGCCTTGCCTACCTGGTGTGCACAGAGGAACTGCTCAACAGTCGGGGGCGTGATCTCGAGGAGATGCGGCTTATCTCGACGCTGTGCGCCTTCGCGGAGCGAGCCACGTGA
- a CDS encoding HAD domain-containing protein: MTPPPLLLLDVDGVLNALSDHGEHRAAWPDWRRGSATSDGTSWPILWAPAVVDRLLAWHEAGQVEIQWLTTWGHDANGELRALLGLPHLTVAGTYEDEGAEGWATQGMGVSHASVAPAAPDPLSGEWWKYDVVRRLLDQTDRRLIWVDDELHRLTGRFRQWADAHDRVLAVGPDPRVGLRAIDVAAINDLVQSGSCD; this comes from the coding sequence GTGACCCCGCCACCCCTGCTGCTGCTCGACGTCGACGGCGTCCTCAACGCGCTGAGCGACCACGGCGAGCACCGCGCCGCCTGGCCCGACTGGCGTCGCGGGTCGGCGACGTCGGACGGTACGAGCTGGCCCATCCTCTGGGCTCCCGCTGTCGTCGACCGCCTGCTCGCCTGGCACGAGGCGGGTCAGGTCGAGATCCAGTGGCTGACGACGTGGGGCCACGACGCCAACGGCGAGCTCCGTGCGCTGCTCGGACTGCCGCACTTGACGGTGGCCGGGACCTACGAGGACGAGGGCGCCGAGGGCTGGGCCACCCAGGGAATGGGCGTCAGCCACGCCTCCGTCGCGCCCGCAGCGCCGGACCCGCTGTCGGGCGAGTGGTGGAAGTACGACGTCGTCCGTCGGCTGCTCGACCAGACCGACCGCCGGCTGATCTGGGTCGACGACGAGCTGCACCGCCTGACCGGCCGCTTCCGCCAGTGGGCCGACGCGCACGACCGCGTGCTCGCCGTCGGCCCGGACCCGAGGGTCGGCCTGCGCGCCATCGACGTTGCGGCCATCAACGACCTGGTCCAGTCGGGCTCGTGCGACTGA
- a CDS encoding WYL domain-containing protein, with translation MSRVDDVERLLQVLQVLRNAEGWPVPRPALISKVSAYASSTADNRSLKKMIQRDVKDLVGLGFRVEEVADPGEDSRLVLHAGTWRVPVELDDAEQALLVWVTAVAGAAVAEDSAGSADLSDLLGRVPRELDLVQSAIARRLRIRVERDGDEVEFEPAELASRLGRWFVLGRYAGSTKVLAPRLDGLVVLGLGGPVPGPFEVGDVDERLDPTAWDEHPPVDVVLSCRTSDLSSVRSWFERASLEHREDGTSVLRFWATNEAAVVTRVIGLAGAVQVLAPDSVAAEIRQRAEAVLVGA, from the coding sequence ATGAGCCGGGTCGATGACGTCGAGCGCCTGCTGCAGGTGCTGCAGGTGCTGCGCAACGCGGAGGGGTGGCCGGTCCCTCGGCCGGCGCTCATCTCGAAGGTGAGCGCCTACGCGTCGTCCACCGCTGACAACCGCTCCCTCAAGAAGATGATCCAGCGCGACGTGAAGGACCTCGTCGGGCTCGGCTTCCGCGTCGAGGAGGTTGCGGACCCAGGTGAGGACAGCCGGCTCGTCCTGCACGCGGGGACGTGGCGGGTCCCGGTCGAGCTCGACGACGCGGAGCAGGCGCTGCTGGTCTGGGTGACCGCGGTCGCCGGCGCTGCCGTGGCCGAGGACTCCGCGGGGTCCGCTGACCTCTCGGACCTGCTCGGGCGGGTGCCGCGCGAGCTCGACCTCGTGCAGTCCGCGATCGCGCGACGGCTGCGGATTCGGGTCGAGCGCGACGGTGACGAGGTCGAGTTCGAGCCGGCAGAGCTGGCGTCGCGGCTGGGTCGGTGGTTCGTGCTCGGCCGCTACGCAGGGTCGACCAAGGTGCTCGCGCCGCGCCTCGACGGCCTGGTGGTGCTGGGACTCGGCGGGCCCGTGCCGGGGCCCTTCGAGGTCGGCGACGTCGACGAGCGGCTCGACCCGACAGCCTGGGACGAGCACCCTCCGGTCGACGTCGTGCTCAGCTGCCGGACCTCGGACCTGTCATCCGTGCGCTCGTGGTTCGAGCGGGCGAGCCTGGAGCACCGGGAGGACGGGACGTCGGTGCTGCGCTTCTGGGCGACCAACGAGGCCGCGGTCGTGACGCGGGTCATCGGTCTGGCAGGGGCGGTGCAGGTGCTCGCGCCCGACTCGGTCGCGGCGGAGATCCGGCAGCGCGCCGAGGCCGTGCTGGTGGGTGCGTGA
- a CDS encoding VWA domain-containing protein: protein MHLSTRLDCDLVAVETADELTLLVELTAPTPATTEVRQPATLQVVLDRSGSMAGDRLKGAKTALLSLVDRLDPSDNFGLVAFDGHVEVVVPAGALKDKERVKAAIAAVDARGNTDLSAGYLRGLQEARRVAGPAGATVLIVSDGHANAGVTDPDQLGKVAVEAQSHRVTTSTLGFGLGYDETLLSALARGGAGNELFAEEADTAVALISGEVDGLLTQVAQAASLRVTWTRHVAGIQVLNDLPVVGLDDGAMLELGSFYSGETRKLLVKLQIPAIAALGLTQVATLEFTHVSLPDLVQHVTTVPVHVNVVPGDQAAGRIPDPQVRSEALFQQTQQAKRESSKLLSQGRLAEASRLLQETSGRLRRDASTLPAPMAAELLGEADLFDALDEEARVDSSRAAKISSYSATLGSRNRGRQTTGGRLALRFADDAGMAPVLLEEWEVQRLRRLLPRELAEALRSSSRLRDAETADAIADVLGDEHPLRVFFRAGAGRGGFTVGRA, encoded by the coding sequence ATGCACCTGTCCACCCGCCTCGACTGCGACCTCGTCGCCGTCGAGACCGCCGACGAGCTGACCCTGCTGGTCGAGCTCACCGCCCCCACTCCCGCGACGACCGAGGTGCGCCAGCCCGCCACCCTGCAGGTCGTCCTCGACCGAAGCGGCTCGATGGCCGGCGATCGGCTCAAGGGCGCCAAGACCGCGCTGCTCAGCCTCGTCGACCGGCTCGACCCGAGCGACAACTTCGGCCTGGTCGCGTTCGACGGCCACGTCGAGGTCGTCGTCCCTGCTGGCGCGCTCAAGGACAAGGAGCGCGTGAAGGCCGCCATCGCCGCGGTCGACGCGCGCGGCAACACCGACCTGTCGGCCGGTTACCTCCGCGGTCTGCAGGAGGCCCGCCGCGTCGCGGGCCCGGCCGGCGCCACCGTGCTCATCGTCAGCGACGGCCACGCCAACGCCGGCGTCACCGACCCCGACCAGCTCGGCAAGGTCGCGGTCGAGGCGCAGTCCCACCGCGTCACGACCTCGACCCTGGGCTTCGGACTCGGGTACGACGAGACGCTCCTGTCCGCGCTGGCCCGCGGTGGGGCGGGCAACGAGCTGTTCGCCGAGGAGGCCGACACCGCGGTCGCCCTCATCAGCGGCGAGGTCGACGGCCTGCTGACCCAGGTCGCCCAGGCCGCATCGCTGCGGGTCACGTGGACGCGGCACGTCGCGGGCATCCAGGTCCTCAACGACCTGCCGGTCGTCGGCCTCGACGACGGCGCGATGCTCGAGCTCGGTTCGTTCTACTCCGGCGAGACCCGCAAGCTGCTCGTGAAGCTGCAGATCCCGGCCATCGCCGCGCTCGGGCTCACCCAGGTCGCGACCCTCGAGTTCACCCACGTCTCGCTGCCCGACCTGGTGCAGCACGTGACGACCGTCCCGGTCCACGTCAACGTCGTCCCCGGCGACCAGGCCGCCGGGCGCATCCCCGACCCGCAGGTGCGCAGCGAGGCGCTGTTCCAGCAGACGCAGCAGGCCAAGCGCGAGTCCAGCAAGCTGCTCAGCCAGGGCCGCCTCGCCGAGGCGTCGCGCCTCCTGCAGGAGACCAGCGGGCGGCTGCGCCGCGACGCGTCGACCCTGCCCGCGCCGATGGCCGCCGAGCTGCTCGGGGAGGCCGACCTCTTCGACGCCCTCGACGAGGAGGCCCGCGTCGACAGCAGCCGCGCGGCGAAGATCTCGTCGTACAGCGCGACGCTCGGCAGTCGCAACCGCGGTCGCCAGACCACCGGTGGGCGGCTGGCCCTGCGCTTCGCCGACGACGCCGGGATGGCGCCGGTGCTGCTCGAGGAGTGGGAGGTGCAGCGCCTGCGTCGGCTGCTGCCCCGCGAGCTGGCCGAGGCACTGCGGTCCTCGTCACGACTGCGCGATGCCGAGACGGCGGACGCGATCGCCGACGTGCTCGGCGACGAGCACCCGCTGCGCGTCTTCTTCCGCGCCGGGGCCGGTCGCGGCGGCTTCACCGTGGGGCGCGCGTGA
- a CDS encoding Arc family DNA-binding protein has translation MAQMTWRTSEELLERVRSQAERHGRSLNDWVSTVMAAASDPSHAGGDADRVRERLAHAGLLETTAALPTSARRPASRRLAAARAAAGRGTPLSDLVTEARR, from the coding sequence ATGGCGCAGATGACCTGGCGGACCAGTGAAGAACTGCTGGAGCGGGTCCGGTCGCAGGCGGAGCGACACGGCCGCAGCCTCAACGACTGGGTCTCGACGGTGATGGCCGCGGCCAGCGACCCGTCCCACGCCGGAGGCGACGCTGACCGGGTGCGCGAGCGACTGGCCCACGCCGGCCTGCTCGAGACGACAGCGGCCCTGCCGACGTCGGCCCGGCGGCCGGCCAGCCGGCGGCTCGCGGCAGCGCGCGCGGCGGCAGGGCGCGGAACGCCGTTGTCGGACCTGGTGACCGAAGCCCGTCGGTGA